Below is a genomic region from Kribbella qitaiheensis.
CAGTGATAGCGGTAGCAAGATTCGCTGGTCCTAAACAGTAGCCCAGCCCAGACTTGGTGACCATGAACCCTCGTCACGTCCTGCTCGCGGTCGCCGTCGCCATCGTCTGGGGGATCAATTTCGTTGTCATCGAGGTCGGCCTGCAGGACTTTCCGCCACTGCTGTTCTCCGCTCTACGCTTCTTCTTCGCAGCGGTGCCGGCCGTGTTCATCCTCGGCAAGCCGCGAGTCGCCTGGCGGTATGTGATCGCCGTCGGCCTCGTGCTCGGGGTGGCCAAGTTCGGCCTGCTGTTCGTGGGGATGTCGCACGGCGCCCCGGCGGGATTGTCGTCGCTCGTCCTGCAGAGCCAGGTGATCTTCACGCTGCTGTTCGCAGTACTGGTACTGCGTGAGCGGCCGCGGAAGACCCAACTGCTCGGGATCGCGATCGCGTGTGTGGGGATGGTTCTGATCGTGCTCGACCATGGGCTCAAGGCGCCCGTGGGTGCGCTGCTGATGGTGATCGCGGCCGCCGCCTGCTGGGGTGTGTCGAACATCGTCACCCGGCACGCCAAGCCGCAGGACACGCTGCGCTTCATGGTCTGGGTCAGCGCGGTCGCCGTAGTACCGCTGATGCTCCTGTCGCTGGCAACCGAGGGCGCGCACGCGGATGCCGAGGCCTTGAAGTCCATCAACCTGACCGGCGTCGGCGCGATCGGCTACCTCTCCTTCGTAGCCACGCTATTCGGTTTCGGCGCCTGGGGCTTCCTGCTCCGCACCTACGACGCCAGTACGGTCGCGCCCTTCTCCCTCCTCGTCCCGGTCGTCGGCATGGCCGCCGCTTGGGCATTCCGCGGCGAGGCAGTAGGCGCGCAACAGGGCATCGCAGCCGCCCTCATCATCGGCGGCATGGCCTGCACAGTCCTCCGCCGGCGCACCCGACGGGACAGCGGAGTACTCACTCGTACTGGTTGGCCGGCGGTGTCACAGTCCTCACCCCGGTGATTGTCAGAGCGGCGATGTCGCCGTCCGCGCGCTTGGTCGGCTCGGCCCATTCGCCGGTCACCGTCACCCACTGGTTCTTCGGCGGCGCGACCTGGCCGCGCGCCTCGACCATGAACGCGGTGCCGTCGGCCACGCAGCAGGTCAGGCCGATCCGCGACACGTACCACGTGCCGTTCTTGCCCGGGGTGACGAACCCGGTCAGCTGGAAATTCCGGCCCTTCATGCTCTCCTTCTCCCACACGGCCCAGACGGCGTAGTCCCGCACCGCCAGCGGTACCGGGGTGTCGCCCTGTGCGCTGTCAGCCAACCAGGAGTTCCCCTTGGGTGCGGCCGGTTTTGACGACACCGGCGACTGCCGCTGTGCCGCATCAGCCCCGAGCGCGGGCGGATCGACAACCAGCAAGGCAAACACCGGGATCAACAACAGCCAAGCGGCACGAGGCAGCCCGTGATGACCATGCCCGTCATCACCCCGTACTGCGTGGTCGGCGTCGTCCTTCTTCCTCGTGTCGGCGAGAACGTCGACGACGGCCAGCACGATCAGGATCGCCCCGGCCGCGAGCAGCATCCAGCGCATCCCAGGCTTCACGTACCGCAGATAGGTGCCCGTGGTCGCGAGTTGCGCCACCGCGGCCCCGACGAACACGACGACCAGGCCTGCGACGTTGCGCCTCACAGCAGCCACCATCCGACGAGAAGACTGGACAAGACCGCCACCACGAAGGTGGCCGGCGCGAACCTGACGGCGAACTTCGGCCCGAACGTCCCGGCCTGCAACGCGATCAGCTTCACGTCCACGATCGGGCCGACCACCATGAACGCGAGCCGCGCGGTCGACGAGAACTGGCTCAGGCCGGGCCGCCACGAACGCGTCCGCCTCCGAGCAGATCGCCAGCAGTACGGCGAGTAGTCCGAGCACGATGACGGAGACGAGCAAGTTGCTGGCGACATGGTCGAGCCACTGCCGCGGTACGACGACATTCAGCGTCGCGGCCGCAGCAGCGCCGACGACCAGGAACCCGCCCGCGTGCAGGAAGTCGTGCAGCATCGACGAGCGGAACACCTCGAGCTTCCCGGTGCCCTCCGGATGCCGGTTCTTCGGCATCTTCAGCCAGTCGCTGCCTTTGCCGGTCAGCAGCCACAGCCAGCCGAGGATCATCGAGACCCCGAGCGACGTGACGGCCCGCGCGATGACGACCTTGGGCTGCCCCGGGAACGCGACGGCCGTCGAGGCCAGCACGACCGGGTTGATCGCTGGCGCGGACAGCAGAAACGCGATCGCCGCGGCCGGCGTTACGCCGCGATTCATCAACGCGGCCGACACCGGCACGGAGGCGCACTCACAACCCGGCAGCACCACCCCGGAGACACTGGCCACCGGTACTGCGAGGGCCGGGTGCTTCGGGAGCGCCTTCGCGAAGAAGCTGGCGGGGACGAACGCGGTCAGCGCGGCCGACAGGAACACCCCGAGGACGAGGAACGGCATCGCCTGGACCGTGACCCCGACGAACATCGTCGCCCAGGTCCGTACGCCGTCGTCGGTGAACGCGCCCGCGAAGATCTTCCGTCCGAACAGCGCGAGTCCCACCAGCAGCACCAGCGTCGCGGTGAACGCGATCGAGGAACCGGCGGGCTCCTCCTCTTCAGGCGCCTTCTCAACTACCTCGGCAGGCGTCGTCATGGGCGGCATCCTGACACAACAAAACGCACCCGAACGAGCACTCACCGCACCCGTGAAATGAAAATCACCGTCATCACGGCAAATAGTCGACCCACCCCTCCGGCAGCACCGAACGGCAGCGGGGGCTACCTGGTGCGTGGCAGGGTGGAGGTATGGATGCCAACGTCGTGGAAGCAGTCGGGAAGCTGACCGAGCGCTGGGTGCGAGAGCTGCCACCCGGCAACACCGTGGTGTCCGGATTGGGGCTATGGCCCCTGCTCGCCTTGCTGGCGACCGCAGCCGATGAGCCAGGCCGAAGCGAGCTGGCCGAGGCTGCGGGTCTCGACGCGGACAGTGCCGCGAAGAAGGCAGTCGAGTTGGTCGACGCCATCGACGGATCGGCCGACCTGCATGCCGCGCTGGCGGTCTGGGTCCACGAGCAGCTCAAGTTGAGCGAGTCGTTCGACACCGTAGTACCGGCTGCGCTGACCGGCACCCTCACCGGCGATCTGAGCGCTGACAAGGCGAAGCTCGACGCCTGGGCCGCCGAGCACACCGACGGCCTGATCCGCGAGATGCCGATCGAGGTGACGCCGGACCTTGCCGTAGTACTGGCCTCCGCGCTGTCCCTCAGGACCACTTGGACCAAGCCGTTCAAAGAGCAGATCAAGCGCCAGTACGACGGCCCGTGGTCGGGCGGCTCCTGGCACTGGCTCGAGCGCACCGACCGCGAGCTCGATTCCGTACGCCGGTACACCGACCCCGCTGCCGGTCCGTTGACCGTGATCACCGTGCAGGGCGATGCCGACGTCGACATCCTGCTCGGAATCGGCGCGGCCGACGCCCAGCGTTCCGACGTACTGGCCGGGCTCGTCGCAGCCTCGGCGAAGCCTGCCGAGGGGGAGCCGGGGAGTGCCCTGATCGAGCAGGGGGAGCCGGGTCAGGAGATCGCGCCCGGGCTCAAGATCGGTCTGACCACGACCTCGGTGCCGGATCTGAAGCTGTCGCTGCCCTCGTTCAACGTGAAGGTCGAACACGACCTGCTGGCTCAGCGGGAACTCTTCGGCCTCACGACGGTGACCGGCCCGCCGTCCGGGAGTGGTCACTTCAGCGGGATCAGCCCCGACCAACTGGTGGTCGCATCGGCGAAGCAGACCGTGCTCGCCCGCTTCTTCGCCACCGGTTTCGAGGCGGCCGCCGTCACCGCGATGGGCCTGATGCGGACCTCGATGCCCACCAACCAGGCTCGTCGGCTCGACGTCGAGCTCGCGCGCCCGTTCGCCTTCACCGCAGTACTGCGAGCCAGCCGGCTCCCCATCGTCACCGGCTGGATCGAGCAGCCCACCGAGCCGGGCTAAGCCGGTAGGGTAAACAGCTGGTTGAGCAGCGTCGACGCTTCGTCGACGCCCTCGCGGTCGCCGGTGAGGAGCAGGTCGAACAGCAGGCCGCGTGACGCCGCGAGGCCCAGTCGCGCGTACGCCGGGGCCCGGTCCGGGGCGATGCCGGCGCGGATGCAGAGGTCGATCAGCGGTGGGAGCCAGACGTTGATCAGGTCCGCCTTGAGCGCCTCGGTGTGCGGCTGGTCCTGCATCGCGTGGGCGGAAAGCTCGAAGAACAACGGGCCGTAGACCAGCGCGGCCTCGGTGACGCGACGCCAGAACTGCTCGGCCTGCTCGGCGATCGTCCCCTCCTCGAGCGAGGCGAGCAGATCCCGCTGCTGCTGCTCGACCGTGCGGACCACCTCGGCGAGCAGGCCCTCTCGCGAGCCGAAGTGGTAGATCAGCATCCGGTGGCTGGTGCCGATCGACGTCGCGATCGCGCGCAGGCTGGCGTCGCCGATGCCGTTGCGAGCGAAGTGCTCAACCGCGTCCGTCAGCAGGGTCTCGCGGCTCACGCCTGCTCGCTGACCTTCTTCAGGCTTTCGGTCTCGAGCGCGATGTACCGCTTGGTCAGGTTGGCGTAGAGCTTCCCGAACAGCCAGCCGAGCGGGCCCTCCTGGATGATCGTCGCGGTCGCCACCGTGCCCTCCGGCGTACTGACCACCCGGTGCACGCCGGTGGTCTTGATCCCGGGGCCGCGGGAGACCCACTCGAAGTACTCGCCTTCGGCCAGGTCGGTCACCTCCCAGATCGCGACCGGGAGCTTCGGCTGGCGGATCCGGGTCCGGGCGCCGAGGTGGATGCGGCCCTCGTCGAGCCGCTCGACCTGGTCGACCGTCGGGGTCCACTCGGGCCACTTGGCGACGTCGCTGAAAACCTCCCAGACGCGTTCCGCCGGGGCCTGGACTGTGATGGAGTGATCGAAGCGCATGTACCAAATGGTACATCTTTCCGCGACGCGCGCAACGGTCAGCGGAGCGTGAACGGTAGTCGGACGGAGCGTAAGAGTCCGATCAGTTCGGCGATTGCAATCTGCTGGCGGTCCGCAGGCCCAGGTAGGGTCTGCCGCATGACAGAGAAGAACCTCACGGAAAACGAGCAGGACCCGGGTGCGAACACGCAGATGTTCCGCGCCTTCGTCAACGAGGCCACCACCGAGGCAGCCGAGGAGCCGAAGGTCAACGGCCGCACGCTGGCCATCGTCGGCGGCGTCGTTGTCCTGATCGCCGTCATCGCCGCGATCCTCGTTCTCTGATCTCCCGGTGACCCGCCGCCGAGGCACCACGGACGCGGCGCGCTGCCAGTGACCACCGTCGACGTCCACGTCGTACGGGTGTTCGTCGATCCCTCCGGTGCCTTCGGGAACCCGCTGGGCATCGTCGACGGCGCCAAGGTTCCCGCTGCGGCCCGCCTCGGCGTCGCGGCCGCGCTCGGCTACAGCGAAACCGTCTACATCGACGACCCCGCGACCGGCGAGCTGCAGATCTTCACCCCCAGCATCGAGATGCCCTTCGCCGGGCACCCCACC
It encodes:
- a CDS encoding EamA family transporter, producing the protein MNPRHVLLAVAVAIVWGINFVVIEVGLQDFPPLLFSALRFFFAAVPAVFILGKPRVAWRYVIAVGLVLGVAKFGLLFVGMSHGAPAGLSSLVLQSQVIFTLLFAVLVLRERPRKTQLLGIAIACVGMVLIVLDHGLKAPVGALLMVIAAAACWGVSNIVTRHAKPQDTLRFMVWVSAVAVVPLMLLSLATEGAHADAEALKSINLTGVGAIGYLSFVATLFGFGAWGFLLRTYDASTVAPFSLLVPVVGMAAAWAFRGEAVGAQQGIAAALIIGGMACTVLRRRTRRDSGVLTRTGWPAVSQSSPR
- a CDS encoding TIGR03943 family putative permease subunit, whose amino-acid sequence is MTTPAEVVEKAPEEEEPAGSSIAFTATLVLLVGLALFGRKIFAGAFTDDGVRTWATMFVGVTVQAMPFLVLGVFLSAALTAFVPASFFAKALPKHPALAVPVASVSGVVLPGCECASVPVSAALMNRGVTPAAAIAFLLSAPAINPVVLASTAVAFPGQPKVVIARAVTSLGVSMILGWLWLLTGKGSDWLKMPKNRHPEGTGKLEVFRSSMLHDFLHAGGFLVVGAAAAATLNVVVPRQWLDHVASNLLVSVIVLGLLAVLLAICSEADAFVAARPEPVLVDRAARVHGGRPDRGREADRVAGRDVRAEVRRQVRAGHLRGGGLVQSSRRMVAAVRRNVAGLVVVFVGAAVAQLATTGTYLRYVKPGMRWMLLAAGAILIVLAVVDVLADTRKKDDADHAVRGDDGHGHHGLPRAAWLLLIPVFALLVVDPPALGADAAQRQSPVSSKPAAPKGNSWLADSAQGDTPVPLAVRDYAVWAVWEKESMKGRNFQLTGFVTPGKNGTWYVSRIGLTCCVADGTAFMVEARGQVAPPKNQWVTVTGEWAEPTKRADGDIAALTITGVRTVTPPANQYE
- a CDS encoding serpin family protein, translating into MDANVVEAVGKLTERWVRELPPGNTVVSGLGLWPLLALLATAADEPGRSELAEAAGLDADSAAKKAVELVDAIDGSADLHAALAVWVHEQLKLSESFDTVVPAALTGTLTGDLSADKAKLDAWAAEHTDGLIREMPIEVTPDLAVVLASALSLRTTWTKPFKEQIKRQYDGPWSGGSWHWLERTDRELDSVRRYTDPAAGPLTVITVQGDADVDILLGIGAADAQRSDVLAGLVAASAKPAEGEPGSALIEQGEPGQEIAPGLKIGLTTTSVPDLKLSLPSFNVKVEHDLLAQRELFGLTTVTGPPSGSGHFSGISPDQLVVASAKQTVLARFFATGFEAAAVTAMGLMRTSMPTNQARRLDVELARPFAFTAVLRASRLPIVTGWIEQPTEPG
- a CDS encoding TetR/AcrR family transcriptional regulator; this translates as MSRETLLTDAVEHFARNGIGDASLRAIATSIGTSHRMLIYHFGSREGLLAEVVRTVEQQQRDLLASLEEGTIAEQAEQFWRRVTEAALVYGPLFFELSAHAMQDQPHTEALKADLINVWLPPLIDLCIRAGIAPDRAPAYARLGLAASRGLLFDLLLTGDREGVDEASTLLNQLFTLPA
- a CDS encoding SRPBCC family protein, with the translated sequence MRFDHSITVQAPAERVWEVFSDVAKWPEWTPTVDQVERLDEGRIHLGARTRIRQPKLPVAIWEVTDLAEGEYFEWVSRGPGIKTTGVHRVVSTPEGTVATATIIQEGPLGWLFGKLYANLTKRYIALETESLKKVSEQA